The Chitinophagaceae bacterium genome window below encodes:
- a CDS encoding anthranilate synthase component I family protein, translating to MKKIEIKTSCKKMLADVFTPVGIYLRLRDRFRDTILLESTDHHAAENSWSFIGINAIAGMEITSSKSIEFKLPGQKPERTELKEPGEVPTLLFEFMNHFEVSGDCKEAKFAQGLYGYTTYDAVQFFDTIKLNAERKEPPAIPLMRYRLYQYVIAINHHKDELFICENKIAGVESDFAVVESLIRSKDVPVYPFEIKGEESSNITNEAYVEMVKKGIASCHRGDVFQIVLSRRFQQSFSGDEFNVYRALRSINPSPYLFFFDYGDYKLMGSSPESQIIISNGKAVVHPIAGTFKRTGDDIIDQKEAERLLKDAKENAEHVMLVDLARNDLSRVCDEVSVAHYRQVQYYSHVIHLVSEVVAKVRPDSNPFELLAKTFPAGTLSGAPKIKAMQLIDSFETTARSYYGGGIGFMGFDGSCNHAIMIRTFLSKANTLIYQAGAGVVAASKPESELQEVNNKLGALKKAIERAETL from the coding sequence ATGAAGAAAATTGAAATTAAAACAAGTTGTAAAAAAATGCTGGCCGATGTGTTTACCCCGGTAGGCATTTACCTGCGCCTGCGTGACAGGTTCCGGGATACCATCCTTCTTGAAAGTACAGATCATCATGCAGCCGAAAACAGCTGGTCATTTATCGGCATCAATGCCATTGCTGGGATGGAAATTACTTCCTCAAAAAGTATTGAATTCAAACTGCCGGGGCAAAAACCGGAACGCACTGAATTAAAAGAACCGGGCGAAGTACCAACGCTGCTGTTTGAGTTCATGAATCATTTTGAAGTAAGCGGCGATTGTAAAGAAGCAAAGTTTGCACAGGGATTGTATGGATATACTACTTATGATGCAGTTCAATTCTTCGATACAATTAAACTGAATGCAGAACGCAAAGAGCCACCTGCCATTCCATTGATGCGTTACCGTTTGTATCAGTATGTGATTGCGATCAATCATCATAAAGATGAACTGTTCATCTGCGAAAATAAAATAGCAGGTGTTGAAAGTGATTTTGCCGTGGTGGAAAGTTTGATCCGCAGCAAAGATGTTCCTGTTTACCCATTTGAAATAAAAGGGGAAGAGAGTTCGAATATTACGAATGAAGCCTATGTGGAAATGGTGAAGAAAGGAATTGCCAGCTGTCACCGGGGCGATGTATTCCAGATTGTACTGAGCAGAAGGTTTCAGCAATCATTCAGTGGTGATGAATTCAACGTATACCGTGCCCTGCGCAGCATCAATCCTTCACCCTATTTATTTTTCTTTGATTACGGCGATTATAAATTAATGGGCTCGTCACCTGAATCACAGATCATCATCAGCAATGGTAAAGCAGTCGTGCATCCCATTGCAGGAACTTTCAAGCGTACTGGTGATGATATCATTGATCAGAAGGAAGCAGAACGCTTATTGAAAGATGCCAAAGAAAATGCGGAACATGTAATGCTGGTTGATCTTGCAAGAAATGATCTCAGTCGTGTATGTGATGAAGTAAGTGTGGCGCATTACAGGCAGGTACAGTATTACAGTCATGTTATTCATTTGGTAAGTGAAGTAGTTGCAAAAGTTCGTCCTGATTCCAACCCGTTTGAACTGCTGGCCAAAACATTTCCTGCAGGTACATTGAGCGGGGCACCCAAAATCAAAGCCATGCAATTGATCGATTCTTTTGAAACAACAGCCAGGAGTTATTATGGTGGTGGTATTGGTTTTATGGGTTTTGACGGAAGCTGCAATCATGCCATCATGATCCGTACTTTTTTAAGCAAGGCCAATACATTGATTTACCAGGCAGGAGCAGGTGTTGTTGCAGCCAGCAAACCGGAAAGTGAATTACAGGAAGTAAATAATAAACTGGGTGCGTTGAAGAAAGCAATTGAAAGAGCAGAAACCCTCTAA
- a CDS encoding DUF2147 domain-containing protein, with product MKKLVFLLITVITVTAVLSFSKQQTNPDAILGSWKNGEGTGIIQIYKNGEKYQGKITWLKEPNDPETGKPKLDKKHPDEKNHSRPVMGLVNMWGFTHTADKEWTGGKIYDPKNGKTYSCKIAMENNNTLKVRGYIGISLIGRTDTWTRQ from the coding sequence ATGAAAAAATTAGTCTTTCTTTTAATTACGGTTATAACAGTAACAGCAGTTTTGTCTTTTTCCAAACAGCAAACCAATCCTGATGCAATCCTTGGTTCGTGGAAAAACGGTGAAGGAACAGGCATTATCCAGATTTATAAAAACGGAGAAAAGTATCAAGGGAAGATTACCTGGTTAAAGGAACCAAATGATCCTGAAACAGGCAAACCGAAACTGGATAAAAAGCATCCTGATGAAAAAAATCATTCCCGGCCTGTAATGGGGCTGGTGAATATGTGGGGCTTTACCCATACTGCCGACAAAGAATGGACAGGTGGAAAAATCTATGATCCCAAGAATGGAAAAACCTATTCCTGCAAAATAGCCATGGAAAATAATAACACATTAAAAGTTCGTGGTTATATCGGCATTTCGCTTATTGGAAGAACTGATACCTGGACAAGACAGTAA
- a CDS encoding GIY-YIG nuclease family protein gives MLISKSVLYAITDIETTGGYASGHSITEIAVYIYDGQEIIDQFETLVNPHQPIPHFIQVLTGITDEMVQLAPSFEEIAPKLMELFQGKVFVAHNVNFDYSFVNHQLQEHGHTLNCKKLCTVRYTRKIFPKLASYSLGNLCKHFEIPLYNRHRAAGDARATVELFKKLKQSDVNNHLHTMIGKQSKEQFLPLYLNKEDIDQLPLTPGVYYFHDAKDKIVYVGKAIQLKKRVVSHFSNNKPSRQKQEFLRNIHRISFRQCGTELMAYVLETIEIKRLWPKYNRAIKGYEASYGLYMYEDGNGYLRLAIDRKHKHLSAVKFFYNKYEGMAELKKIANEFSLCHKLCFIDRSTDVECSSETCKGACGQKEKPLDYNTRVMSAVEQMKKEMPSFAIRERSYFNNQDSCILMEDGKFYGMGYVAPDFDLSSKEDLRNKLEMYPEYDFVRSLITRYALEQPDKVVWL, from the coding sequence ATGCTAATTTCGAAATCCGTGTTATACGCCATTACTGATATTGAAACCACCGGCGGCTATGCTTCAGGCCACAGCATTACCGAAATTGCTGTTTACATCTATGATGGGCAGGAAATCATTGACCAGTTCGAAACACTTGTCAATCCCCACCAACCGATTCCGCATTTTATCCAGGTTCTGACCGGCATTACTGATGAAATGGTTCAGTTAGCCCCTTCATTTGAGGAAATTGCTCCCAAGTTGATGGAATTGTTCCAGGGGAAGGTATTTGTGGCCCATAACGTGAACTTTGATTATTCTTTTGTCAATCATCAGTTACAGGAGCACGGGCACACACTGAACTGTAAAAAGCTTTGTACGGTTAGATATACACGGAAGATTTTTCCAAAGTTGGCTTCTTACAGTCTGGGGAATCTCTGTAAACATTTCGAAATTCCGCTTTATAACCGACACAGGGCGGCAGGCGATGCAAGGGCAACTGTTGAATTATTCAAAAAGCTGAAGCAGAGTGATGTCAACAATCATCTGCATACAATGATCGGCAAACAATCAAAAGAACAGTTCCTTCCCTTGTACCTGAATAAGGAAGACATTGATCAATTGCCTTTGACCCCCGGCGTTTATTATTTTCATGATGCAAAGGATAAGATTGTTTATGTAGGAAAAGCAATTCAGCTTAAAAAAAGGGTTGTGAGTCATTTCTCCAATAATAAACCCAGCAGGCAGAAACAGGAGTTTTTACGGAATATTCACCGGATCTCTTTCCGGCAATGTGGAACAGAGTTAATGGCATATGTACTCGAGACAATTGAAATTAAACGTCTCTGGCCAAAGTACAACCGGGCAATTAAAGGATATGAAGCCAGCTATGGGTTGTATATGTATGAAGATGGTAATGGTTACCTGCGCCTGGCAATTGACCGTAAACACAAACATCTTTCAGCAGTTAAATTCTTTTACAATAAGTATGAAGGGATGGCTGAATTGAAAAAGATAGCCAATGAGTTTTCCTTATGCCACAAACTCTGTTTTATTGACAGATCAACAGATGTTGAATGCAGTTCAGAAACATGCAAAGGGGCCTGCGGGCAAAAAGAAAAACCTCTTGATTACAATACAAGAGTTATGAGTGCAGTGGAACAGATGAAAAAGGAAATGCCCAGTTTTGCTATCAGGGAAAGGTCTTATTTCAACAACCAGGACAGTTGCATTTTAATGGAAGACGGAAAATTTTATGGGATGGGTTATGTAGCTCCTGATTTTGATCTTTCATCAAAAGAGGATCTTAGAAATAAATTGGAGATGTATCCCGAGTATGATTTTGTAAGAAGTCTTATTACACGTTATGCATTGGAACAGCCGGATAAAGTTGTATGGCTGTAA
- a CDS encoding collagen-like protein: MRKMTQLMAVLITSAALFSACKGDTGAMGPQGLTGPAGLTGPQGIMGPSGPVGATGATGATGATGATGATGPAGSLSNVIYSSWLTIANWADTAGLYAGGVNTSGASGRRGYVATASITANIINQGIVVSYFKQTAAAAASGIPTVLSGTAVYWSITLDHALTVGRVTYFASRLELGSWSASENGRIEGGQYRYVIIPGGTAGGRFVSGPAIGYTIQQIKSMSYEQVTSLFKIPANGTNQR; encoded by the coding sequence ATGAGAAAAATGACACAATTGATGGCAGTATTAATTACTTCTGCCGCTTTATTTTCAGCATGCAAAGGCGACACCGGTGCTATGGGGCCTCAGGGTTTAACAGGCCCTGCCGGTTTAACCGGCCCTCAGGGTATCATGGGACCATCTGGCCCCGTTGGTGCAACTGGTGCAACTGGTGCAACTGGTGCAACTGGTGCTACCGGAGCAACTGGACCTGCCGGTTCTTTGAGTAATGTTATTTACTCCAGTTGGTTAACTATTGCAAACTGGGCTGACACTGCAGGTCTTTATGCAGGTGGTGTTAATACCTCAGGTGCAAGTGGAAGAAGAGGTTATGTTGCTACAGCGAGCATTACCGCTAATATCATTAATCAAGGAATAGTAGTTTCATATTTTAAACAAACTGCTGCTGCTGCTGCCAGCGGTATACCAACTGTTTTATCCGGGACTGCAGTTTACTGGTCTATTACGCTTGACCACGCTTTAACTGTTGGAAGAGTAACTTACTTTGCCTCACGACTTGAGTTGGGCTCTTGGTCTGCTTCTGAAAATGGCAGAATAGAAGGTGGGCAATATCGCTATGTAATAATTCCAGGCGGAACTGCAGGAGGCCGTTTTGTTAGTGGCCCTGCTATAGGATATACTATTCAGCAAATCAAGAGTATGAGTTATGAGCAGGTTACTTCTCTGTTCAAAATTCCTGCTAATGGTACTAACCAAAGATAA
- a CDS encoding valine--tRNA ligase — MELSKNFEHKASEEKWYDYWNEKKYFHSTPDKREPYTVVIPPPNVTGVLHMGHCLNNTIQDILVRRARMMGKNACWVPGTDHASIATEAKVVQMLREKGIQKASLTRDEFLSYAWEWKEKYGGIILQQLKKLGCSLDWDRTSFTMDEDYYKSVIKVFIDLHEKGIIYRGLRMVNWDPVGKTALSDEEVIFKEIDSKLYYVKYPLADDGSKFITVATTRPETILGDVAICVHPADERYKAWIGKEVIVPIINRRIPIIADEYVDAEFGTGALKITPAHDKNDNELGRKHNLKALNTLDEEGRFTSADLTDENPSELVLSYNKVDRFELRKKIVDDIAQLNQIEKIEDYKGQVGTSERTGAIIESRLSLQWFMNMKEFLNRNPETLSSVMNDEIKFHPEKTKNTYSHWLTNIKDWCISRQLWWGQQIPAWYDTDGNYVVATTHDEAVKQYEAKYGQQPPNNCQLAQDEDCLDTWFSSWLWPMEVFKGISNPGNKDVEYYYPTSTLVTGQDIIFFWVARMIMAGYEYKQELPFKDVYFTGMVRDKLGRKMSKQLGNSPDLLELIDKYGADAVRFGIMFSSPAGNDLMWDEGSNDQGRNFNNKIWNALKLVKMWEGKQVTGYKLQVTDNQQPVTGNFAVLWFENRLNEVKAEIEQQFKEFRLSEALKTIYSLIWDDFCSWYLEWVKPGFEQPIDAAVYEKTVGFFEELMQMLHPFTPFITEEIYHELRERKEGDDITIKQATASTKPTIEILQLASLLKEVITALRDVRVKNQLKPKDSIKLSIETNQQKAYQTIESILAKQVNAESISYGSSTVAASISFVVQKDKFYIETEKEIDTTSQKEQLLKDLDYLKGFLSSVEKKLGNERFVQNAKQEVIEIERRKKADAEAKIRAIEESLASL; from the coding sequence ATGGAACTGAGCAAAAACTTTGAGCACAAGGCATCTGAAGAAAAATGGTATGATTACTGGAATGAAAAAAAATACTTTCACAGCACACCTGATAAAAGGGAGCCTTATACAGTTGTAATACCCCCTCCCAATGTAACCGGCGTGTTACACATGGGGCATTGCCTCAACAATACCATACAGGATATCCTTGTCCGCCGTGCCCGGATGATGGGGAAAAATGCATGCTGGGTTCCGGGTACTGATCATGCGTCTATTGCCACCGAAGCAAAGGTTGTACAGATGCTCCGTGAAAAAGGAATTCAAAAAGCTTCTCTCACGAGAGATGAATTTTTAAGCTATGCCTGGGAATGGAAAGAGAAATACGGAGGCATCATTCTGCAACAGTTGAAAAAACTTGGTTGCAGTCTTGATTGGGACAGAACATCCTTCACGATGGATGAAGATTACTATAAAAGCGTTATCAAAGTTTTTATTGATCTGCATGAAAAAGGAATTATCTACAGAGGCCTGCGCATGGTTAACTGGGATCCTGTTGGGAAAACAGCTTTGAGTGATGAAGAAGTTATTTTTAAAGAGATTGATTCGAAGCTCTATTATGTAAAATACCCGTTGGCAGATGATGGAAGCAAGTTCATTACTGTTGCAACCACAAGACCTGAAACCATTTTAGGTGATGTGGCTATTTGTGTTCATCCAGCTGATGAACGCTATAAAGCATGGATCGGCAAAGAAGTAATTGTGCCAATCATCAACCGCAGAATACCCATTATTGCAGACGAATATGTGGATGCAGAATTCGGAACCGGTGCATTAAAAATTACTCCTGCCCATGATAAAAACGATAATGAGCTGGGCAGAAAACATAACCTGAAAGCTCTCAATACTCTGGATGAAGAAGGACGTTTTACATCGGCGGATTTAACGGACGAAAATCCATCTGAACTTGTTCTCTCTTATAACAAAGTTGATCGTTTTGAATTGAGAAAAAAGATTGTAGATGATATTGCTCAATTAAATCAAATTGAAAAAATTGAAGATTATAAAGGACAGGTTGGTACAAGTGAAAGAACAGGTGCCATCATAGAATCACGATTGAGTTTGCAGTGGTTTATGAACATGAAGGAATTCTTAAACAGAAATCCAGAAACCTTAAGCTCTGTAATGAATGATGAAATAAAATTTCATCCCGAAAAAACAAAAAACACGTACAGCCACTGGCTGACAAATATTAAAGACTGGTGTATTTCAAGACAGTTGTGGTGGGGACAGCAAATACCTGCATGGTATGATACAGATGGTAATTATGTTGTTGCTACAACTCATGACGAAGCAGTAAAACAGTATGAAGCGAAATACGGCCAACAACCACCGAACAACTGCCAGCTTGCTCAAGATGAAGATTGTCTTGATACCTGGTTTTCTTCCTGGCTCTGGCCAATGGAAGTATTTAAAGGCATCAGTAATCCGGGCAATAAAGATGTTGAGTATTATTATCCTACATCAACACTTGTGACCGGACAGGATATTATCTTCTTCTGGGTTGCAAGAATGATCATGGCGGGCTATGAATACAAACAGGAACTGCCGTTTAAAGATGTTTATTTCACCGGAATGGTAAGAGATAAGCTGGGAAGAAAGATGAGTAAGCAATTAGGTAACTCTCCAGACTTACTGGAACTGATTGATAAATATGGTGCTGATGCAGTACGTTTCGGCATTATGTTCTCCTCTCCTGCCGGCAATGATTTAATGTGGGATGAAGGCAGCAATGACCAAGGAAGAAATTTCAACAATAAAATCTGGAATGCACTGAAACTGGTGAAGATGTGGGAGGGAAAACAGGTTACAGGTTACAAGTTACAAGTTACCGATAACCAGCAACCTGTAACCGGAAACTTTGCTGTTTTGTGGTTTGAAAACAGGCTGAATGAAGTAAAGGCAGAAATAGAGCAACAGTTTAAAGAGTTTAGATTAAGCGAAGCATTAAAGACCATCTATTCACTGATCTGGGATGATTTCTGCAGCTGGTATTTAGAATGGGTGAAACCAGGGTTTGAACAACCGATTGATGCAGCAGTATATGAAAAAACAGTTGGTTTCTTTGAAGAACTGATGCAGATGCTTCATCCGTTTACTCCCTTCATCACTGAAGAAATTTATCATGAGCTGAGAGAAAGAAAGGAAGGTGATGATATTACTATCAAACAGGCAACCGCTTCAACTAAACCAACTATTGAAATATTGCAGCTTGCTTCTTTATTAAAGGAAGTGATTACTGCATTGCGTGATGTACGGGTAAAAAACCAACTCAAACCAAAAGACAGTATTAAGCTTTCAATTGAAACAAACCAGCAGAAAGCTTATCAAACAATTGAATCTATTCTAGCCAAACAGGTAAATGCAGAAAGCATTTCTTATGGTTCATCTACGGTTGCTGCTTCGATTTCATTTGTTGTACAGAAAGATAAATTCTACATAGAAACAGAAAAAGAAATTGATACAACCTCACAAAAAGAACAATTACTGAAAGACCTTGATTACCTGAAAGGGTTTTTATCTTCTGTTGAAAAGAAACTGGGCAATGAACGTTTTGTTCAAAATGCAAAACAGGAAGTAATTGAGATTGAGCGCAGGAAAAAGGCTGATGCAGAAGCAAAGATCAGGGCAATAGAAGAAAGCTTAGCTTCGTTATAG
- a CDS encoding PrsW family intramembrane metalloprotease, with amino-acid sequence MLGCLSILPAVIIQLLTTKPLEQFMGSGIAYTAVFAYLIVGTSEEWSKYIMLRFYAFPKKSFDEPYDGIVYSVMVGMGFATVENIGYVMQHGMTTAFLRMFLSVPAHATFAIIMGYFVGKAKFIPEKRSFYTLTGLFWAIFFHGTYDFFLFLQGNKVVNQFLSDGLLFLGAVTSFIVAIRYSRKAIQEHVNTSRKMFPLDERAIKNDQV; translated from the coding sequence TTGCTTGGCTGCCTCAGTATACTTCCTGCCGTTATTATTCAATTACTCACTACGAAACCATTGGAACAATTCATGGGCAGTGGTATTGCTTACACAGCTGTTTTTGCTTACCTGATTGTTGGAACCAGTGAAGAATGGAGCAAGTATATCATGCTTCGCTTTTATGCGTTTCCAAAAAAAAGTTTTGATGAGCCTTATGACGGCATCGTGTACAGTGTAATGGTGGGAATGGGTTTTGCAACCGTTGAAAATATCGGTTATGTAATGCAGCATGGAATGACGACCGCTTTCCTGCGGATGTTTCTTTCGGTTCCTGCTCATGCTACTTTTGCAATTATTATGGGATACTTCGTAGGCAAGGCAAAATTCATCCCTGAGAAAAGAAGTTTTTATACACTCACAGGATTATTCTGGGCCATCTTTTTTCACGGCACATATGATTTCTTTCTGTTCCTGCAGGGAAACAAAGTGGTGAATCAATTTTTAAGTGACGGCTTATTGTTTCTTGGTGCTGTAACATCGTTCATTGTTGCTATCCGCTATTCAAGAAAAGCAATTCAAGAACATGTGAATACATCCCGTAAAATGTTTCCGCTTGATGAAAGGGCGATCAAAAATGATCAGGTGTAA
- a CDS encoding type II toxin-antitoxin system PemK/MazF family toxin encodes MKQNYTKGEIINVNLGKPPKEIKGHEQGLERPCVVVKSFNNLDLAIVVPLTTKEAKYSLFTIVKILKGTAGLTADSYVLCHQIRTISFDRITGKRSRLDNKDILKIHAVLIDTLEL; translated from the coding sequence ATGAAGCAAAATTATACCAAAGGTGAAATCATAAATGTCAATCTTGGCAAACCTCCAAAAGAAATAAAAGGACACGAACAGGGCTTAGAAAGACCTTGTGTTGTAGTTAAATCATTTAATAATCTTGATCTGGCTATTGTAGTCCCATTGACAACCAAAGAAGCGAAATACAGTTTATTCACAATTGTAAAAATCCTGAAAGGTACCGCAGGACTTACTGCGGACAGTTACGTTTTATGCCATCAAATCAGAACAATTTCATTTGACAGAATTACTGGTAAACGGTCAAGATTAGATAATAAAGATATTTTAAAAATCCATGCGGTTCTTATTGACACGTTAGAACTTTAG
- a CDS encoding phosphoribosylpyrophosphate synthetase: MYNYDTVTEAINGLRERGFVLDFNLQTNSLQCFNPDLNLTPEEFEIKEIYRFEGDTDPNDEAIVYAIESRDGHKGVFVNGYGASSDAVGAEMMKKLVDHHNA; the protein is encoded by the coding sequence ATGTACAATTACGATACAGTAACCGAAGCAATTAATGGGTTAAGAGAAAGAGGATTTGTTCTTGATTTTAATCTGCAGACAAATTCACTTCAATGTTTTAATCCTGATCTTAATCTAACTCCTGAAGAGTTTGAAATAAAAGAGATCTACCGTTTTGAGGGTGATACCGATCCTAATGATGAAGCGATCGTTTATGCAATTGAATCAAGAGACGGACATAAAGGAGTGTTTGTAAATGGATATGGTGCATCATCAGATGCAGTTGGAGCAGAGATGATGAAAAAGTTGGTGGATCATCATAATGCATAA
- a CDS encoding adenosylhomocysteinase gives MSTLTRNKIDFDLKYKVKDISLAEWGRKEIRLAEAEMPGLMAIRAEYGPSQPLKNARVAGCLHMTIQTAVLIETLTALGAEVKWSSCNIFSTQDHAAAAIAAAGIGVFAWKGQTTEESDWCIEQTLFFGSPERPLNMILDDGGDLTNMVLDNYSELVAGIRGLSEETTTGVHRLYERMSKGTLPMPAINVNDSVTKSKFDNKYGCQESLVDAIRRATDVMMAGKVAVVGGYGDVGKGSAMSLRGAGCRVIVTEIDPICALQAAMDGFEVKRMIDAVKEADIIVTASGCRDLITGEHFKAMKDKAIVCNIGHFDIEIDVAWLNTNYGHTKDTIKPQVDLYNINGKDVILLAEGRLVNLGCATGHPSFVMSNSFSNQTLAQIELWQNYSKYENKVYVLPKHLDEKVARLHLAKVGAQLDELTTAQSEYLGIPQNGPFKSDLYRY, from the coding sequence ATGTCAACTCTTACAAGAAACAAAATTGACTTCGATCTGAAGTATAAGGTAAAAGATATCAGCCTGGCTGAATGGGGCCGCAAGGAAATCCGTTTGGCTGAAGCAGAGATGCCGGGCTTAATGGCGATCCGTGCTGAATACGGTCCGTCACAACCATTGAAAAATGCACGTGTTGCCGGTTGTTTGCACATGACCATTCAAACAGCGGTGCTGATTGAAACATTAACTGCATTGGGTGCAGAAGTTAAATGGAGCTCTTGTAATATCTTTTCTACACAGGATCATGCTGCTGCTGCCATTGCTGCTGCAGGTATTGGTGTATTTGCGTGGAAAGGACAAACAACTGAAGAATCTGATTGGTGCATTGAGCAAACATTGTTCTTCGGTTCACCTGAGCGTCCGTTGAATATGATCCTTGATGATGGTGGTGATTTAACCAACATGGTGCTGGATAACTATTCTGAACTGGTTGCAGGAATCAGAGGTCTTTCTGAAGAAACTACAACTGGTGTTCACCGCTTATATGAGCGTATGTCGAAAGGTACATTACCAATGCCTGCTATCAACGTAAATGACAGCGTAACGAAATCTAAGTTTGATAATAAATACGGTTGCCAGGAAAGCTTGGTTGATGCGATCCGTCGTGCAACTGATGTAATGATGGCTGGTAAAGTAGCAGTAGTTGGTGGGTATGGTGATGTGGGTAAAGGAAGTGCTATGAGTTTACGTGGTGCAGGTTGCCGTGTTATTGTTACGGAAATTGATCCGATCTGTGCGTTACAGGCTGCCATGGATGGCTTTGAAGTAAAGCGTATGATTGATGCAGTGAAAGAAGCTGATATTATTGTTACTGCTTCAGGTTGCCGTGATCTGATCACCGGTGAACATTTCAAAGCAATGAAAGACAAAGCCATTGTTTGTAACATTGGTCACTTCGATATTGAAATTGATGTTGCCTGGTTAAATACAAACTATGGGCATACAAAAGATACCATCAAACCACAGGTTGATTTGTATAATATCAATGGTAAAGATGTGATCTTATTAGCTGAAGGCCGTTTGGTAAACCTCGGTTGTGCGACAGGACATCCTTCATTTGTAATGAGTAATTCATTCAGTAACCAAACACTGGCGCAGATTGAATTATGGCAGAACTACAGCAAGTACGAAAACAAAGTGTACGTTCTTCCTAAACACCTCGATGAAAAAGTGGCTCGTCTTCACCTTGCAAAAGTGGGTGCTCAGTTAGATGAGTTGACAACTGCACAAAGTGAGTACCTCGGTATTCCACAGAATGGTCCGTTCAAATCTGATCTGTACCGTTACTAA